Part of the Streptomyces sp. f51 genome is shown below.
CCGAGCAGCTCAAGACCGACGTCAAGGCCGCCGAGGCCGAACAGAACGAGGCGGACGAGGAGACCAAGCGGCTCCTCCTCCGGCTCGGCAACCTGGTGCACCCGGACGTCCCGGTCGGCGGCGAGGAGGACTTCGTCGTCCTGGAGACGCACGGGACCATCCGCGACTTCGCCGCCGAGGGCTTCGAGCCCAAGGACCACCTGGAACTCGGCGAGGCGCTCGGCGCCATCGACGTCGAGCGGGGCGCCAAGGTCTCCGGCTCGCGCTTCTACTACCTGACCGGTGTCGGCGCGCTCCTGGAGCTCGCCCTCGTCAACGCGGCGATCGCCCAGGCCACGGAGGCCGGCTTCACGCCGATGCTGACCCCGGCCCTGGTCCGCCCGCGCGCCATGGAGGGCACCGGCTTCCTCGGCCAGGCCGCGGAGAACGTGTACCACCTGGAGAAGGACGACTACTACCTGGTCGGCACCTCCGAGGTCCCCCTCGCCGCGTACCACATGGACGAGATCCTCGACGCCGACAAGCTGCCGATGCGCTACGCCGGTTTCTCGCCGTGCTTCCGCCGCGAGGCGGGCACGTACGGCAAGGACACCCGCGGCATCTTCCGCGTCCACCAGTTCGACAAGGTCGAGATGTTCTCGTACGTCGACCCCGCGGACGCCGAGAACGAGCACCGGCGGCTCCTGGAGTGGGAGAAGCAGTGGCTGACCGGCCTCGAACTGCCCTTCCAGGTGATCGACGTGGCCAGCGGCGACCTGGGCTCCTCGGCCTCCCGCAAGTTCGACTGCGAGGCGTGGATCCCGACCCAGGGCAAGTACCGCGAGCTGACCTCGGCCTCCAACTGCGACGGCTTCCAGGCCCGCCGCCTGTCCGTGCGGATGCGCGACGGCAAGAAGGTCCAGCCGCTCGCCACCCTGAACGGCACGCTGTGCGCCGTCCCGCGCACCATCGTCGCGATCCTGGAGAACCACCAGCTCGCCGACGGTTCGGTCCGGGTTCCCGAGCTGCTGCGGCCCTACCTGGGCGGCCGTGAGGTTCTGGAGCCGATCTCCAAGTGACCAGCACCACCGGTTCGACGGGATCGTCTCCGGCCGCGGGGCCGGGGGCGTTCCCGTACAGGCTCGTCGCGACCGATCTCGACGGAACGCTGCTGCGTTCCGACGGGACGGTCTCGCCGCGCACCCGTGAGGCGCTCGCCGCGGTGACCGAGGCGGGCGCCGCCCACATCGTCGTCACCGGGCGCGCGGTGCCCTGGACCCGGCACATCCTCGACGAGCTCGGCTACGAAGGTCTCGCGGTCTGCGGTCAGGGCGCGCAGGTCTACGACGCGGGGCAGCACCGGCTGCTCACGTCGGTGACCCTGGACCGGCAGCTGGCCGGTCTGGCGCTCGCCAAGATCGAGGCCGAGGTGGGTCCGCTGCTGCTGGCCGCGAGCCGTGACGGGCTCGACGGCGATGTGCTGGTGGGCCCCGGCTACCGCCGGCTGGAGGGCTCGCTCCCGGTCGTCCCGCTCAGGGACGCGGCGGACCTCTGGGCCGCCCCGCTGAACAAGGTGTACATCCAGCACCCGACGCTCTCCGACGACGAGCTCGCGACCACGGCCGAGAAGGTCGCCGGCGGGCTCGTCGGGGTGACGATGGCGGGCGCGGGGATCGTGGAACTGCTCCCCCTCGGTCTCTCCAAGGCGACGGGGCTGTCCCTGGCGGCCCGGCGTCTGGGCGTCAAGGCGGCCGACACCATCGCGTTCGGCGACATGCCGAACGACCTCCCGATGTTCGCCTGGGCGGCCCGCTCGGTGGCCATGGCCAACGCCCACGACGACCTCAAGGCGATCGCGGACGAGGTGACGTCCTCGAACGAGGAGGACGGGATCGCGGTCGTGCTGGAGCGGTTGCTGACGCGCTCGTAGGGCGGGTGCGGGAACGGTTCACGCTTGTCGGGCCACGCGCGAACGGTCGCGCACGCCGGATTCGCGCGGGACCCGTTCGTGCTCGTCGGATTCGCGCCCGCGCGGTTCGGTGCTCGTGGCGTGCCTTCTCATGTCTTGTGCGGAGGATGCGCGGATCGAACGCGCGCGGGGTTTCACCCCCGACCACGGCTTAGCAAGCCGGTGCCTTTCCACTCGGCCAATCCTCCGGGTGGGCGGCCCGCGCGGTGACGCGCGCTCGAAGCGGCCGCCCCGGGCAACTCCCCCTGCGAGCGGGTTCGACGGAGGTAGTGACTACTCCGGAACCCGCCGCGGGCTGCCCTGTCGGGAGCTCGACGAACTGCTCCTGATGAACATCGTCGCGCTCCTCTCCCAGAATGCGGCGCCGGCTCGACGCGGCGGCGTGGACAGAACCACTGTGCCCGTACGCCGACTTGGGCGCCACTGATTAAAGAGCGGGCCCGCACGGCCTCACTTGCGGCGCCACCTGCGCCGGCGTCCCTTGCTGAAGAACCAGCCGGCGGGCGGCTCGTCGGAGCGCCACGGCTGTGGATCGGGGCCGCCCTCACGCCAGCGGGCGGCGAGCATGCGCGCGCGGGCCGACGGCTCGGTCGTCTCCGCGGACCGTATGAAGTCCTGGTCGAGCACGAGGTCGTCCCACGGCTCCCCCGCCGTGTCCCCGAACTCGTCCGCGGCCCGCTCTCCGCTCCCGCCCGCGGTCCCGTTCCCGGCCCGCTCGCCGCGCTCGCCGGCGGGTCCGTCCCCGGACCGGTCCCGGCCGCCGTCCCGTGGTTCCTCGCTCGCCATCCCCGTTCCTCCTGGCCGTGCGTCCCCGTGCGCCCAGTGTGCCCGGGCCGGGATGAAGCCGCTGTCAAGAAGAAAGGGGGCTCCCCGCGCGCGTGCCGCCCACCAGACGGCACGCGCGCGGGGAGCCGCTCACTCCTCGCCGGCCAGCGTCAGCGACCGCAGCCGCTGCCCCGCGTACCAGGTGGCGAGGACGGTGACCACGACCAGCAGGACCGTCGCCGTCGGCAGGCTCACGTCCGAGGTGACGATGTCGCCGCCGGTCACCTTGTGGCCCACGGCGAGCGCCCACTGCTGGACGCTGAGCGTGCGCGCGCCGGACACCAGGGACCCGAACAGGGCCTCCCAGACGAGCGCGTAGACGAGCCCGAAGACGACGGCGTGCCGGGTCACGGTCCCGAGGAGCAGGAACATCGCGGCGTAGGCGATCGAGGCGACCAGGGCGGCCACGGTGTAGGCGACGGCGATCTGCTGGCCGTTGCCGTTCAGGATCATGCCCGCGACGAAGGTCGGCACCGCCGAGAAGGCCATGGTGACGGCGATCGCGACGATCAGCTTGGTGAAGATGATCGTGGGCCGCTTCAGGGGCTTGGCCAGCAGATACACCACCGAGCCGTCGTCGATCTCGGGCCCGATCGCGCCCGTGCCGGCGATCACGCCGATGATCGGCACCATGGTGGCGAGCGCGAACCCGCCGAGCAGGTCCGAGGCCACCTGGTCGTCGGCTCCGGAGAAGCTCCGGACGGCCAGGGAGATCACGATGAGCAGGACGGGCAGGACGCCGAGGATGAGGGCCCGGCGGCGGCCGAGCAGGCCCCGGTAGGTGAGCCGGGCGACTGTGGGGTCGTACATCTTGGGCCTCCTACGCCGCGACGAGATACGAGAAGACGGATTCGAGCGACTCGTCCGACGGCGACACCGTCAGCAGCCGGATGCCGTGGTCGCGGGCGACCCTCGGCAGCAGGGCGGTGAACCGCCCGAAGTCGACGGCCTGGATGCGCAGCGCGCCCTCGGCGAGGTCGACCTCGATGCCGGAGGTCGACGGGTCGGCGATGAGCGCGGCGGCCAGTGCCCGGTCGTCGCTGGAGCGGACCAGATAGCGGTGCGGGCGGTCGGTCATCAGCCGGCGGATGCGC
Proteins encoded:
- the serS gene encoding serine--tRNA ligase, with protein sequence MIDLRLLREDPDRVRASQRARGEDVALVDSLLSADERRRSSGVRFDELRSEQKSLGKLIPKASPDERAELLKKAEQLKTDVKAAEAEQNEADEETKRLLLRLGNLVHPDVPVGGEEDFVVLETHGTIRDFAAEGFEPKDHLELGEALGAIDVERGAKVSGSRFYYLTGVGALLELALVNAAIAQATEAGFTPMLTPALVRPRAMEGTGFLGQAAENVYHLEKDDYYLVGTSEVPLAAYHMDEILDADKLPMRYAGFSPCFRREAGTYGKDTRGIFRVHQFDKVEMFSYVDPADAENEHRRLLEWEKQWLTGLELPFQVIDVASGDLGSSASRKFDCEAWIPTQGKYRELTSASNCDGFQARRLSVRMRDGKKVQPLATLNGTLCAVPRTIVAILENHQLADGSVRVPELLRPYLGGREVLEPISK
- a CDS encoding Cof-type HAD-IIB family hydrolase, giving the protein MTSTTGSTGSSPAAGPGAFPYRLVATDLDGTLLRSDGTVSPRTREALAAVTEAGAAHIVVTGRAVPWTRHILDELGYEGLAVCGQGAQVYDAGQHRLLTSVTLDRQLAGLALAKIEAEVGPLLLAASRDGLDGDVLVGPGYRRLEGSLPVVPLRDAADLWAAPLNKVYIQHPTLSDDELATTAEKVAGGLVGVTMAGAGIVELLPLGLSKATGLSLAARRLGVKAADTIAFGDMPNDLPMFAWAARSVAMANAHDDLKAIADEVTSSNEEDGIAVVLERLLTRS
- a CDS encoding ABC transporter permease produces the protein MYDPTVARLTYRGLLGRRRALILGVLPVLLIVISLAVRSFSGADDQVASDLLGGFALATMVPIIGVIAGTGAIGPEIDDGSVVYLLAKPLKRPTIIFTKLIVAIAVTMAFSAVPTFVAGMILNGNGQQIAVAYTVAALVASIAYAAMFLLLGTVTRHAVVFGLVYALVWEALFGSLVSGARTLSVQQWALAVGHKVTGGDIVTSDVSLPTATVLLVVVTVLATWYAGQRLRSLTLAGEE